The Macaca nemestrina isolate mMacNem1 chromosome 8, mMacNem.hap1, whole genome shotgun sequence genome contains the following window.
GACACACCCAAAGCAAAGCACATTCCCAAGCACCTCCTATTTTTAAGGTACTTTACCAAGAACACTTCAGGTGTTGCAAATGATAGCTACAAATTGCTTGGTATGACTTTAGCAACTCCCTATTTTactggaaatgaaaaagaaaaaaaaaattgcagttttGCCGTAAGTCCAAGAGggtgggggaaggaaaaaaaaaaaaaagtccaacttTGGCAAGGATTTGCTTTTCAATGTTCAAAACAGGCTGAGAAGATCCCAGCTCCTCAGCCCACCCACTCTTGAGGAAGTTCACTGGCTCCCGCACTCAGGCAGACCCTGCCTGGCCTCTAAACACAGCCCCTCATTTTTGTAGATAGTTCATTAAATCCCACCACTTCTCGGAAGTTAAGAGGGAAGCAATTCATTCACTCTCTCAGAAATCAATCCTCTCTTATCCTCATTCACACtctccccccccaccccacccctgggcAATTAAAATGCTAACGGGAGGTAAGAAGAAGTGGCTTGAGTTGTAAGATAAGCCAGAAGGTTTAAAAACCTAAATGAAATTCCTGAGGTGTGGGAGACAAAGGGGGAGGGGGGTTAGCAACAAGGGCGGTCTAAGGATAAGGGATGGGAGGAAACGCTAAAGCCCAAGGTTTCAGAGGTGAATCTCTGCAGATCTGCTCTCTCTCCCTTCTAGTAAGAGGGGCCCGTTGAATAAGCTGCCAATGGAAATGGGAAAGCTATCCAGCCCCCACTTTTGACAGGCCTGGGCGGGCTTCACTTACCAGAGTCGCTGCTGGTGGTGGGCGGTGTCTCCTCATGGAGTACCAGGGGCTCTGGGCTGGCCTGCGGGGAGGACTCCGTCGAGGAGAGCAGAGAATCCGAGGACGGTGAGAAGGCGCTGGAGTCCGGTGAGGCGCAGGACTTGGGCGAGCTGCTGTCGTTGAGAGGGTAGGGAAAGACCACTGAGGGGTCGATGCACTCCGAGGCGGCGGCGCTCAGATCCTGCAGGTACAAGCTGGAGGTGGAGCAGACGCTGTGGCCGCGGGCAGGGTTCGGGCTGCCGCTGTCTTTGCGCGCAGCCTGGTAAGAGGCTAGCTTCTCTGAGACGAGCTTGGCGGCGGCCGAGAAGCCGCTCCACATACAGTCCTGGATGATGATATTTTTGATGAAGGTCTCGTCGTCCGGGTCGCAGATGAAGCTCTGGTTCACCATGTCTCCTCCCAGCAGCTCGGTCACCATCTCCAGCTGGTCGGCCGTGGAGAAGCTCCCGCCACCGCCGTCGTTGTCTCCCCGAGGGGAGAAGGGCGTGACCGCAACGTAGGAGGGCGAGCAGAGCCCGGAGCGGCGGCTAGGGGACAGGGGCGGGGTGGGCAGCAGCTCGAATTTCTTCCAGATATCCTCGCTGGGCGCCGGCGGCTGCAGCTCGCTCTGCTGTTGCTGCTGGTAGAAGTTCTCCTCCTCGTCGCAGTAGAAATACGGCTGCACCGAGTCGTAGTCGAGGTCATAGTTCCTGTTGGTGAAGCTAACGTTGAGGGGCATCGTCGCGGGAGGCTGCTGGAGGGGGCACACAAAGCGGGCGGCAGTCTTGAGTTAAAGGGCTCTTGGCGCAGAAACCTGGCGCAGCGCGCAGTGCGCGCCACAGTGCCGAACCACTCCCCTTGCAGAACTATCCCCTAAAGCGGTCGGGTGGTCTTGGTGGGGGAAAAAGGGGGGCACCCTTTCATCTCCTTTGGGCAGTCCCCTACTATCTCGGACACGCACTTAGTGAACCAGCGGCTTGGTGCCCGCCGAGCCCCCGCCCCCGAGAGCCGGGAGCGTAAAGCCCGGGAGTCGGCCACGCAGCGGCAGAGGACTCGAAACCGGCCTTGGCCCCCTTAAGAGGCCGCGGGAGGTAGCGGTGAGGAATACAATTTGCCAAAACCCAAGGCACAAAGTTTTGCGCCACCTGAAGGAGAAGGCGAGAGGCGCCTCGGCGCTAGCGGCTGCGTGCACCCCGCTCCCGCGCCGGGGCCCCTCCGCGGCGGCTGTTCCCACTCGCGCCCTCGCTGCGCTCCTACCCCCGCCGGCGCCGCAGCCCCTCCCAACCTCCCCTTTCCACCGCCCCGTCCCTACCCCCAGTCCCCCcgtcccccccgcccccccacaaACACTCCTTCATTTGCCggcttttcttctcttctctcgcCGGCTGGAGTGGCGAGCTCAGCCGCGGGCTTTAACACCCCTCCATAAATACAAGGGGGGTGTCAAATAATAACAGGGGCACCTCCCTTCGCACTCAATACGGCGACGCAACTGCGCCAGAGACCCTGCTGCGATACCTCGCCCGGAGCCACCCCACCAAGGGTAGCAGCTGTTCTGGAACAGCCTAGAGCCCCGCTCCTCGCAGTTCCACCGCATCTCAGGGGCGCGAGGACACCCGAGGGCGGCCGCGGCAGGCGAGTCCGGGCTGGGTGCGGAGATTTGCCCTGGTTTTTCCAAGTCAACGATTCCAGGAGAATCGGACACATCTCCGCCTCCCTTTTCCCCTGTCTGTGCCTCCCCAACACCACATCCTAACATCTCTGGCTTCCcaggttttaatttgtattattgctttttaaaaagccaactgCCAACTCCTTAAAAGGATCAGGGCGAGTTGGAATCGCCGCGGGGACAGGCGGGTGGGACGCGCCGCAGTGTCCGTCTCCGGCTGTCAGAaatgcagtgagccgaaatttaAATGCCCTCCCGGAGACGGGGAAAAGTCAGCGGCTGCGGAGCTCTCTGGCTCACACAGGCAATATGCGGTCCCTACTCCAAGGAGGTCAGGAGGCAAGGGGCTTTCTGCCCACCGCAAAGCAACCCCCAGCCCCCCAAAACTCAGCCAGCAATTAACCCAATAAAGCAGGAATGTCCGACCGGCCGGGAGTCAGCGTGAATATATTCATGAGGCAGAAATCTCGAAAGCCTAGTCTTAAAAACCATTCCCGTTTTCCCTCTGCCGTCTCCTCTCCCATCTTGACAAGTCACTTTATCCCGATCCAGTTCTGGATTaaccccccaccccagcccaagCTACCACAACTACTCTGAGAAAAGTGTCAATAGCGCAGGAATGGGAGAAAAGACACCCTATTTCGGCATTCGACTCATCTTAGCATTAAAgcgatacaaaaataaattaaaagacaaatggaCCTCGGTGCTTACCTGGTTTTCCACTACCGGAAAAAAATCCAGCGTCCAAACAGAGGCAAGGAGAGCCTTTCAGAGGAGCGGGTCCTGGCAGCGGCGGGGAAGTGTCCCCAAATAGGCAGAATAGCCTCCCCGCGTCGGGAGAGTAGCGTCCTTGCTAGGGTGTTGTAAGTTCCAGTGCAAAGTGCCCGCCCCCTGCTATGGGCAAAGTTTCGTGGATGCGGCAAGGGTTGCGGACCGCTGTCTGGGGGGTCAGCGGGAGGGCTGGGCCGGAGGCGAAGCCCCCTTTTCGCTCCGTATCTCCCTTCCCACGACGCCCGAGGTGCAGCTCTGCTCGCCCGGATCTTCCACCCTCGCCGGCCCGCCCGCTCGCTCCCTCTGCCTCTCGCTGGAATTACTACAGCGAGTTAGATAAAGCCCCGAAAACCGGCTTTTATACCTCAGCGCGATCCCTCCCTCCGTTCTTTTTCCCGCCAAGCCTCTGAGAAGCCCTGCCCTTCTCGAGGCAGGAGGGGAGCCAGGGACTGCCGGGACCCGGCAGTGGCGGCCGCGAGCAGCACAGCTCGGGGGTCCTCCGCCGCGCAGACCCTCGCATTATAAAGGGCTTGTGGGCGGAGATTTGCGAGAgaggatcttttttcttttcccccacgCCCTCTGCTTTGGGAACCCGGGAGGGGCGCTTCTGAggagagtggggagggtggggaggagacTCAGCCCGGCAGCCGAGCACTCTAGCTCTCGGATGTAAACAGAGTAAGAGAGCCGCATGAATTAACTGCGCGCGCCTACCATTTTCTTTTGCTCCTGCTCAAACCCTCTCGCTTTCTCTGCTGCTCCTCCGTAGCAGCACTGTTTGACAAACCGCATCCTTGTCCTGTGAGTTTAAATCATCGCAGGCGAAACAGCTGCCCTTCACACCGCGAACACACTGCGCGCCCACTGCCACGCCACGCGCGTACCAGGCGGTAGGGCGCCTCGCTAAGGCTGGGGAAAGGGCCGCGCTTTGATCAAGAGTCCCAGGGAGAGTGGAGGAAAGAAGGGTATTAATGGGCACGAGTTCAGAGCGTGGGATGTTAGTGTAGATAGGGAGGAATGATAGAGGCATAAGGAGGAAAACGATGCCTAGAATGATTAAAATAACTCAGCAAAGCATTGCCACGTATACTTGGAGAGCACGTTATGAATAAACTCCCATTGCATTTGTTGGGGGGTGTCATGCATTATGCATTATGTATGCACAGCTATCTGGATTGGATACCTTCCATCCAGACTGAGTCCCCCAATTTGCTGCCAAAGCAGCAGATACCGCCCCTCCTGCCCCGCCTGCTCTGGCTTCCGTGGGGCCCCGTGCGGGAGGCGTCTGTTTAGCCCTGAGATGTGTCTGCCTGTTCCAGAGCTGGACTAGGGCGGGAGGGAGGTTGCCTGCTCTCTGCCAGCCTGTACCCCACCGTCCCACCCCCGCGCCGCTCACACGGAGTTCCCAATTTCTCAGCCAGGTTTCAGAAGAGACAAATCCTCTTTGCGCCCTGTGGCGCCGGTTTGCACCAGTCTCGGGCTCCTGGGTTTGGGAGAAATCAAAGGCGCTAGACAGGAGAATATGGGAGGGGCAGGGGGGACCCGAACCGCGGGACCGGACTTCCTAAAAGGGGCAAGTGGAGAACTTGTGGACCGAGCAGGGGGAGTCAGCAGAGACCCTTGTGAAAAAAACCGTTAACTCTTTCCTCCCCGGACAAACTGGACGTTTAATTCCTTTCTAGGTCCTCTTTCCCTTTTTATTATTGGAAACGTGGTCATGCACAAAAAAATGCATCGATTCTGATCAAAGAAGAGGAGTATTACTTCCGtgcctttttttggggggagagagggggtctTGAGCTAATTAAAATTTGGCTGCCTTCCAGGCATGAATTTCCTAGTTCACtgactcaattttttttctgaatactaGTGAAAGTGCATTGTATGTAATCCGCAAACATGTATTCACATTTTATTCACACTTCGACTTAGCTAGTTGCCCAGCCCGACACATGATTTGTTTGTTCCCTGAAATgatctatatttaatatataatgcatattccctcgggattttttattttgtgttattccacggcatgaaaaacaaaaaacattcttCTCATCCTTGGGCCCTCACCCAaatgcattttaagtaaacttttcTCTCCCTCCACCACCTCCAAAAGAGACAACAATTCGGCGGAAAGGGGTGCGCGTATAGCATGTACGTTTTTCAAGATGGGTTATTACCCGTTGAGTTTGCAGCTCAGCGTTCTAGTGTTAAGTGACTATAGTAGCTTCCCCCAAATCCGACGCACTGCACAATTCAGCTTTAAGGATTGTAAATTACTTCTGCCTCTAGGCCTTTGCCGCAAACGCCGGGGAGCAACCAATCGCTAGGCTCGATTTTGCTGCAAAGCGTCTTTCCCTCCGCCCCCTCTCTGGGCTGTACCCGCGTTCAGGTTTGCGAAAGTAAAGTAAGTGTGCCCTCTACTGGCAGCAAAGATCACCGCGCCTGGATGTCAACGAGGGCGGGGGTCAGGTGGGGGCAGGAGTAGGGGCGTCCGAGGTGCAAGGTTTCCAGCGGGGGAAGGACAGTTGGTTCCTTAAAACAAGTTTCCAGCCACCTCCTTGTTATTCTTTCAGGTTGGCTGCAGAAGGGCCGAAGAAAGAGGAGTTATTGGAGGAAAAAGTGGTTCAGAGGTGACGATTCAACCGCGTAAGAGATGGTGAAAATTAACCTATCACTACTTATTGCTAATGAACATCGCCCTGTGGAGAAACGGTTATGGCAAACGTGAAATAATTCACAAGTACACAGACGAAAAAATATTCCAACAAACCCTAAAACAGCCAAACAAGCTTTAGCCCCCACGTCTTAGAAACTCATCATCTTTTTTAACCACCAAATTTGAAAGCAAGACACTGGATTTATAGGGGAAAGGGGAGGCACGGCAGAAGGTGATGGGTATTTGATTTTGcctattattaattattaataatagttattattatttttgagacagggtctccttctgtcacccaggctggagtgcagtggcacaatcaaagctcactgcaaccttgatctcccaggctcaaagcgacccttccacctcagcctgatACCCCAGCccagtagctaggagtacagtgcgccaccacacccggttaattttttaaactttttgtagagaggcagtctggtcatgttgccctggttggtcttgaactcccgggttaaagcgatcCTTCGGCCTttgcctctgaaagtgctgggaatacaagtgtgagtcactgctcctggccttggtttattatttttacttttaaaatattgggcTCGTGAATAATAAGTGGTTGTTTTAATAGCAAGAAGGGGTATTTGAGATCTCATAGAAAAAAGTGTGAAGGAATAGGACCATTTGATTAAAAGTTTTAATACTACAATGAGTATGCAGTAAGGTTGAAGTAAATGTGAAGGAAATTTACCTGGCATGTGTCCCTGGTCAAGTAGGTTTTTACTGGGCAAAGGATCCCTGATGGTGTCCGATCACTTAGATGCCCTCAGGACTGCTGGCAGTGGCGGGTCCTTCCTGCAGGAGCCTTGTAGGCTGATTTCCCAGGAATCTGGCACTTTTGGCATTACTCTAATTGAAGCTAAATGAGTGCTCTCCACAGGGGCACACACTCCCCCGCAACCTCAAAGAAAACCctcaacaacaaacaaacaacaatcaCAAAACCAAAAGTAGGTCCAGCTTGACCTCATAGGGTAGTGTTTGAAAGTTGCTAAAGATGGCAGATATACCATATCTTCAGATCTGACTCTCAAATTATGCCAGTTCAGTGTAGGGTATGTGAACCCCAGGCAGATGTAATGCCTGTGGGTTCAGGACTCAACCTCACTCTCCCCCAGGCTGGTGACATCACCTGAGGTGTTACTTTCAAGTCACAACTTGGAGTTGTTTTGTGTCATCTCCATTTTCACAGGAGAGAAAACAAAGTCAGACCTCAGCCAGGTTAAAGGACATAACTGATTTTCTTTTAGTAATATTTGAGACATATTTGACCTAGAATAGATATTTGCTGGGTTGAAAAATGGCTGAGATTACAACTGGTATATATGATTACCAAAGTGATACATGTCCATTGGAAAAATCCattgagaaatagaaaaagaaaggaaaaggccgtgtgtggtggcttatgcttgtagtcccagcactttgggagacacaagtgggaggatcatttgaggccaggagtttgacaacagcctgggcaatgtggtgacatgccatctctaaaaaaaaaaaaaaaaaaaaagaaagaaagaaagaaaagaaaagaaaagaaagagtgtttcctcttaattttttttttttttttttaaatttaaagacagggtctcaccccatagcccaggctggaatgcagtggaacgatcatggctcattgcagccttgatctccctgggctcaggtgattctcctacctgagcctcctgagtagctgggtctacagacaCAAACCCCACACTTGGCtaagtttgtatttgttttttttttttgcagagatgggagtctcactatgttgtccaggctggtctcaaactcctggactcaggtgattctcctgtctcagcttaagtgattctcctgcctcagccttccaaaggcatgagccaccacacccagtctcttctccttcttcttctttttttaaaatagagatacatttttggtagagatgagatctcactgtgttgcccaggcttggtctcgagctcctggcctcaagaaatcttctggcctcaagcaatccttctgcctcagcctcctgagtagatggggtTAGAGGCGTGAACACTTGGCCTGAAAGTGGTTCTTAATCCTGACCAGTCAGAGGTAGTTGATGAAGTTTATCTTTTATGAAGACATTTTAGGGACACCCTTGGTCTTTCACCTCCAATTTGTTTTTTGGAAGACCATGGAAAGTGTCTTCTGACTGATTGCCCCTTGCTTGTTGCTCTAGCAGCACTCGTTTGTGTTGGTGCCCCCTCTTATTTGGAGCTGCTATTGAGTGGTTTGGGCTTCTAAGAAAAGGCAGGTCTCCTGGAGGGCCGAGGTTCGGACTTCAGGTCAACAGTCTGATGGGGCGGCCTCACGGAAGGGAAGAGACTAGTGTGTCGCTAGGGGAAACATTTGTTCACATAGGAAGGTACAAATAAGAATCATTCATTCTtggctgtgcacggtggctcatgcctgtaatcccagcactttgtgaggccgaggcgggcagatcatgaggtcaggagtttgagaacaacctgaccaacgtggtgaaaccctggctccactaaaaatacaaaaattagccgggggttggtggagcacgcctgtaatcccagctactcagggggttgaggcaggagaatctcttgaacccgggaggcagaggttgcagtgagctgagattgtggcattgcactccagcctgggtgacagagcgagactctgtctcaaaaaaaaaaaataaataaataaataaaaataaaaagaataattcattCTCACAATCACATAGTCTCACAGTAgtaatcatttcatttttatacttaggaaaaaagaaagaagtgcaGAAAGAATGAGCAATTTGATCAAACTTTCTCGTTTCTCCCCAGAGACACAAAAGGGGAGATTCAGAATGTGTGACTTATATAAAATAACACCAGTTTCCCCTAACCCCAACACCTTCTTTGAATATCTCTGTCCCCACCTCTCAAAAAATTTCCTACTGAGTTGGTCCTCTAGTGATAAGAGCAGTTAATAATATGGAAAGCAACTGGACATAGTGATGAAAAAGCCAGCGAACTTGGGGGTGAGACTGAAGCCCCTCAGGGTGGCTGACTgagctgttattttaaaaatttctttaagtcACGTGCAGCCTGTCAAGAGGTGAGGTGAAGGAAGAGAATGATAAATATCTATCTCCAGTGGAAAGATCATTTTGAAAGAAGGGCTGTTAGATTAAAAACCAAGCTAGCCAGGGAATGTTAAAGAAAGAGAAGGTCTCACAAGCATTTTAATGCCAACCATGTGTTCCAATGAGAGGAAC
Protein-coding sequences here:
- the LOC105492792 gene encoding myc proto-oncogene protein isoform X1: MRFVKQCCYGGAAEKARGFEQEQKKMPPATMPLNVSFTNRNYDLDYDSVQPYFYCDEEENFYQQQQQSELQPPAPSEDIWKKFELLPTPPLSPSRRSGLCSPSYVAVTPFSPRGDNDGGGGSFSTADQLEMVTELLGGDMVNQSFICDPDDETFIKNIIIQDCMWSGFSAAAKLVSEKLASYQAARKDSGSPNPARGHSVCSTSSLYLQDLSAAASECIDPSVVFPYPLNDSSSPKSCASPDSSAFSPSSDSLLSSTESSPQASPEPLVLHEETPPTTSSDSEEEQEEEEEIDVVSVEKRQAPGKRSESGSPSAGGHSKPPHSPLVLKRCHVSTHQHNYAAPPSTRKDYPAAKRVKLDSVRVLRQISNNRKCTSPRSSDTEENDKRRTHNVLERQRRNELKRSFFALRDQIPELENNEKAPKVVILKKATAYILSVQAEEQKLISEKDLLRKRREQLKHKLEQLRNSCA
- the LOC105492792 gene encoding myc proto-oncogene protein isoform X2; the protein is MPLNVSFTNRNYDLDYDSVQPYFYCDEEENFYQQQQQSELQPPAPSEDIWKKFELLPTPPLSPSRRSGLCSPSYVAVTPFSPRGDNDGGGGSFSTADQLEMVTELLGGDMVNQSFICDPDDETFIKNIIIQDCMWSGFSAAAKLVSEKLASYQAARKDSGSPNPARGHSVCSTSSLYLQDLSAAASECIDPSVVFPYPLNDSSSPKSCASPDSSAFSPSSDSLLSSTESSPQASPEPLVLHEETPPTTSSDSEEEQEEEEEIDVVSVEKRQAPGKRSESGSPSAGGHSKPPHSPLVLKRCHVSTHQHNYAAPPSTRKDYPAAKRVKLDSVRVLRQISNNRKCTSPRSSDTEENDKRRTHNVLERQRRNELKRSFFALRDQIPELENNEKAPKVVILKKATAYILSVQAEEQKLISEKDLLRKRREQLKHKLEQLRNSCA